The Mycolicibacterium mageritense genome contains a region encoding:
- a CDS encoding FGGY family carbohydrate kinase: MTESAVLGVDSSTQSCKVEIRELTTGRLLGSGSAAHPPAFPPSSEQHPDAWVEALVSAIRAALGNCAEQPAIRAVSVAAQCHGLVLLDDDGNPLRAAKLWNDTTGAPNLAVLVERIGAHNWVRCIGSLPTAAFTIAKLAWLAEHEPAVLDRAATMLLPHDYLTYWLTGARVTDRSDASGTGYFNAVTGEWIADYLEAAAGVRDWGAMLPTVLGPCEPAGALRAHAAELLGLPEGVPVAPGGGDQHAAYLGLGLGDGDQYIGIGTSGVVATSSRTPVFDPTGMVDGVADLTGGYLPLVSTLNAARVGDLAARLLGTDLAGLAELALAAGDTQGPVLVPFLDGERKPDRPAARGMFADLTSHTTREELARAFVEGPLLSLMSARDSLRAGGVGLDGAAVVVGGGARSTATLQLLADLLDDEVTVLDADEATARGACVQAAAVAGRMDVAGLVDLAKRWQPGVRHSIAPRRSARDLNRLRSRWAELAASPLLDTQERS, translated from the coding sequence ATGACGGAATCGGCTGTCCTCGGGGTGGATTCGTCCACCCAGTCGTGCAAGGTCGAGATCCGCGAACTCACCACCGGCCGGCTGCTGGGTTCGGGGTCGGCCGCGCACCCGCCGGCCTTCCCACCGAGCAGCGAACAACATCCGGACGCCTGGGTCGAGGCGCTCGTCTCGGCGATCCGCGCCGCACTCGGCAACTGTGCCGAGCAGCCCGCGATCCGCGCGGTCTCGGTGGCCGCGCAATGCCACGGGCTGGTGCTGCTCGATGATGACGGAAACCCGTTGCGCGCAGCCAAACTGTGGAATGACACCACCGGAGCGCCCAATCTGGCCGTACTGGTCGAGCGCATCGGGGCCCACAACTGGGTCCGCTGCATCGGATCGCTGCCCACCGCCGCGTTCACGATCGCCAAACTCGCGTGGCTGGCCGAACACGAACCGGCTGTGCTGGACCGTGCGGCGACGATGCTGCTGCCGCACGACTACCTGACGTACTGGCTCACCGGGGCGCGCGTCACCGACCGGTCCGACGCGTCGGGCACCGGGTATTTCAACGCCGTGACCGGTGAATGGATCGCCGACTATCTCGAAGCGGCCGCGGGCGTCAGGGACTGGGGCGCGATGCTGCCGACCGTGCTCGGCCCCTGTGAGCCCGCCGGCGCACTGCGTGCCCACGCCGCGGAGCTTCTCGGGCTGCCCGAAGGGGTGCCGGTGGCCCCAGGAGGGGGCGATCAGCACGCAGCCTATCTGGGCCTCGGCTTGGGTGACGGCGACCAGTACATCGGTATCGGTACGTCGGGTGTGGTCGCAACATCCTCGCGCACACCGGTTTTCGACCCGACCGGCATGGTCGACGGCGTCGCCGACCTGACCGGAGGCTACCTGCCGCTGGTGAGCACGCTCAATGCCGCCCGGGTGGGCGATCTGGCGGCCCGTCTGCTCGGCACCGACCTGGCGGGGCTCGCCGAGCTCGCACTCGCCGCGGGCGACACGCAGGGCCCGGTGCTCGTGCCGTTCCTGGACGGCGAACGCAAGCCGGACCGGCCCGCGGCCCGCGGCATGTTCGCCGACCTCACGTCGCACACCACGCGTGAAGAACTGGCCCGAGCGTTCGTCGAGGGACCGCTGCTGTCGCTGATGAGCGCACGGGACAGCCTGCGCGCCGGCGGAGTCGGCCTCGACGGAGCCGCCGTGGTGGTCGGCGGTGGTGCCCGCTCGACCGCGACACTGCAACTCCTGGCGGACCTGCTCGACGACGAGGTGACGGTGCTCGACGCCGACGAGGCCACGGCGCGCGGTGCCTGCGTGCAGGCCGCCGCGGTGGCAGGGCGCATGGACGTCGCGGGACTGGTCGATCTGGCCAAGCGGTGGCAACCCGGCGTGCGCCACAGCATCGCGCCGCGGCGTAGCGCCCGTGACCTCAACCGATTACGTTCCCGCTGGGCCGAACTGGCGGCCTCGCCGCTGCTCGACACGCAGGAGCGGTCATGA
- a CDS encoding sugar-binding transcriptional regulator codes for MGPDELFQRAVIARRYYLEGRTRVQIAEEFGISRFKVARMLDEALESGMVEIKIHNPGSVDVELSTALQRRYGLEHAYAVVCGSENHDGTTDSADERVAAVTKAMAELLQSILRDGDVVGVDCGRTLARVADHLTTLPRCDVVQLTGMAGAITHNGADLARRVSEISGGRSWPLYAPLVVPDARTAASLVGDHQIQQTIDRHKKVSCALVSVGAWLEGASQVYGSLSTEEVERLAAAGVCAESCALLLDADGNRLAGLDDRRMGIDEATLRAIPTVIAISTGPEKIAATRAVLRSGMVSSLVTDVDIAAAVLD; via the coding sequence ATGGGCCCAGATGAGCTGTTCCAGCGGGCGGTGATCGCGCGCCGCTACTACCTCGAGGGACGCACCCGGGTCCAGATCGCCGAGGAGTTCGGCATCTCGCGCTTCAAGGTCGCGCGGATGCTCGACGAGGCACTCGAATCGGGCATGGTCGAGATCAAGATTCACAACCCCGGCTCGGTCGATGTCGAGCTCTCCACCGCACTGCAACGCCGCTACGGCCTCGAACACGCCTACGCTGTGGTCTGCGGATCCGAGAACCATGACGGCACAACAGATTCAGCCGACGAGCGAGTTGCGGCGGTGACCAAGGCGATGGCCGAACTGCTGCAGTCGATCCTGCGCGACGGCGACGTGGTCGGAGTGGACTGCGGGCGCACGCTGGCCCGGGTCGCCGACCACCTCACCACGTTGCCCCGTTGCGACGTCGTACAACTCACCGGCATGGCCGGCGCGATCACGCACAACGGTGCCGATCTGGCGCGCCGCGTCAGCGAGATCAGCGGCGGCCGATCGTGGCCGCTGTACGCACCGCTGGTGGTGCCGGATGCGCGCACCGCCGCGAGCCTCGTCGGCGACCACCAGATCCAACAGACCATCGACCGGCACAAAAAGGTCAGCTGCGCTTTGGTTTCCGTCGGCGCGTGGCTCGAGGGCGCATCGCAGGTCTACGGTTCACTGTCCACCGAGGAGGTCGAGCGACTCGCCGCCGCCGGGGTGTGCGCCGAGTCCTGCGCGCTGCTTCTCGACGCCGACGGCAACCGCCTGGCAGGTCTCGACGACCGCCGGATGGGTATCGACGAAGCCACGCTGCGCGCGATCCCGACGGTCATCGCGATCTCCACCGGCCCCGAGAAGATCGCCGCCACGCGGGCGGTGCTGCGGTCCGGCATGGTCTCGTCCCTGGTCACCGACGTCGATATCGCCGCCGCGGTGCTCGACTAG
- a CDS encoding NAD(P)-dependent alcohol dehydrogenase has protein sequence MTGTSGTMRASVMTGVGTLVIEDRPVPTPGPHEVLVEVAAVGVCGSDVHYYRHGRIGDFVVEEPMILGHELSGRIAAVGEGVDPARVGQRVAVEPQHACRRCKQCKAGRYNLCPEMKFYATPPVDGAFCRYVTIDDDMAHPVPDSMSDDAAALLEPLSVAITTMRKAGIVPGSSILIAGAGPIGVICAQTARAFGASRIVVSDLVASRRERALKFGATEVLDPAKDDVAALDPKVDAFVDASGAAPAVVSGIKAVGPAGKVVLVGMGADEVTLPVGYIQNWEITVTGVFRYTDTWPAAIHLVTSGAVDLDALVTGRYDLEHVAEALDSDTDPASLKSIVNPS, from the coding sequence ATGACCGGAACATCCGGCACGATGCGGGCCAGCGTGATGACCGGCGTGGGCACGCTGGTCATCGAGGACCGGCCGGTGCCCACGCCCGGACCACACGAGGTGCTCGTCGAGGTCGCGGCGGTCGGCGTGTGCGGTTCGGATGTGCACTACTACCGGCACGGGCGCATCGGCGATTTCGTCGTCGAGGAACCCATGATCCTCGGCCACGAACTGTCAGGGCGCATCGCCGCAGTCGGCGAGGGGGTGGATCCGGCTCGCGTGGGTCAGCGCGTCGCGGTCGAGCCGCAGCACGCGTGCCGCAGGTGCAAGCAGTGCAAGGCAGGGCGCTACAACCTGTGCCCCGAGATGAAGTTCTACGCCACCCCGCCGGTGGACGGCGCGTTCTGCCGTTACGTCACGATCGACGACGACATGGCCCATCCGGTGCCGGATTCGATGTCGGACGACGCCGCCGCGCTGCTCGAACCGCTCTCGGTGGCCATCACCACCATGCGCAAGGCCGGCATCGTCCCGGGATCGTCGATCCTGATCGCGGGCGCCGGGCCCATCGGCGTGATCTGCGCGCAGACAGCCCGCGCGTTCGGCGCGTCCCGCATCGTGGTGTCCGACCTGGTGGCCTCGCGCCGCGAACGCGCACTGAAGTTCGGCGCCACCGAAGTGCTGGACCCCGCGAAAGATGATGTGGCCGCATTGGATCCGAAGGTCGACGCGTTCGTCGACGCAAGCGGTGCCGCCCCGGCCGTCGTCAGCGGGATCAAGGCGGTCGGGCCTGCCGGCAAGGTGGTGCTGGTCGGCATGGGCGCCGACGAGGTGACCCTGCCCGTCGGCTACATCCAGAACTGGGAGATCACCGTCACCGGCGTGTTCCGCTACACCGACACCTGGCCCGCGGCAATCCATCTGGTGACGTCGGGCGCCGTCGACCTCGACGCGCTGGTCACCGGCCGCTATGACCTCGAACACGTCGCCGAAGCCCTCGACAGCGACACCGACCCCGCCAGCCTCAAGTCGATTGTGAACCCTTCATGA
- the dthD gene encoding D-threitol dehydrogenase has translation MTQTEQPAVDFDFRLDGRTALVTGAASGIGAAIAEAYAAKGARIAAVDLNASGADAAARALGDENRGFACDVADPESVSRAVDEVVEAFGQIDILVNSAGIARLAPAEELSLADWDTTIAVNLRGTFLMCQAVGRRMLDSGGGSIINMASQAATVALDQHVAYCASKFGVVGVSKVLAAEWGGRGVRVNTISPTVVLTELGHRAWDGPRGDALKQLIPTGRFAYPNEIAAAAVFLASDAAQMITGADLLIDGGYTIK, from the coding sequence ATGACCCAGACTGAGCAGCCCGCAGTCGATTTCGACTTCCGCCTGGACGGCCGGACTGCACTGGTGACCGGCGCCGCGTCGGGCATCGGCGCGGCCATCGCCGAGGCCTACGCGGCCAAGGGCGCTCGCATCGCCGCGGTCGACCTCAACGCGTCCGGCGCCGACGCCGCGGCGCGCGCTCTGGGCGACGAGAACCGCGGATTTGCTTGCGACGTGGCCGATCCCGAATCGGTGAGCCGGGCTGTGGACGAGGTCGTCGAGGCCTTCGGCCAGATCGACATCCTGGTCAACAGCGCGGGCATCGCGCGGCTCGCGCCGGCCGAGGAGCTGTCGCTCGCAGACTGGGACACCACCATCGCGGTCAACCTGCGCGGCACGTTCCTGATGTGTCAGGCAGTGGGACGACGCATGCTCGACTCGGGCGGCGGGTCGATCATCAACATGGCCTCGCAGGCCGCGACCGTCGCGCTCGACCAGCACGTGGCGTACTGCGCGTCGAAATTCGGTGTCGTCGGGGTGTCGAAAGTCCTTGCCGCCGAGTGGGGTGGCCGTGGTGTCCGGGTCAACACCATCTCCCCCACCGTGGTCCTCACCGAACTGGGCCACCGCGCCTGGGACGGTCCCCGCGGTGATGCGCTCAAGCAGCTGATCCCGACTGGCCGGTTCGCCTATCCGAACGAGATCGCGGCGGCCGCGGTGTTCTTGGCCTCGGATGCCGCGCAGATGATCACGGGCGCGGACCTGCTGATCGACGGCGGCTACACCATCAAGTAG
- a CDS encoding ribulose-phosphate 3-epimerase, translating to MIARWHQDYPGQLAGSVYAAPADTRTRLAGALADAGLAVHVDVMADDEGLPTGVTLAELRDIAGRVERSQLEVHLIGGVDFVERTLTDVLALRPARVYVPWAAFSEERAAAIRAADAGAWIAVWQDWPGWRSGEAPPWPAVPDGALVMLIEPGSSDPCRTERLDIAASCAVWTPVIVDGGITEDIAPLCIKAGVQAMVVGRALLAGAGTSERNLT from the coding sequence ATGATCGCGCGCTGGCACCAGGATTACCCCGGCCAGCTGGCCGGCTCGGTGTACGCTGCACCGGCCGACACCCGAACCCGATTGGCCGGCGCCCTCGCCGACGCCGGACTCGCGGTCCACGTCGACGTGATGGCCGACGACGAAGGGTTGCCCACCGGCGTGACCCTCGCGGAGCTGCGCGACATCGCCGGTCGCGTCGAGCGGTCGCAACTCGAAGTCCACCTGATCGGCGGCGTCGACTTCGTCGAACGCACCTTGACCGACGTGCTGGCACTACGCCCGGCGCGCGTCTACGTGCCGTGGGCGGCGTTCAGCGAGGAGCGGGCCGCGGCGATCCGCGCGGCGGATGCCGGTGCGTGGATCGCGGTCTGGCAGGACTGGCCCGGATGGCGCAGCGGTGAGGCGCCGCCCTGGCCCGCGGTGCCGGACGGTGCGTTGGTGATGCTGATCGAGCCGGGCAGCAGTGACCCCTGCCGGACCGAACGGCTTGACATCGCCGCGTCGTGTGCGGTCTGGACACCGGTGATCGTCGACGGAGGCATCACCGAAGACATTGCGCCGCTGTGTATCAAAGCCGGCGTCCAAGCCATGGTCGTCGGGCGGGCCCTGCTCGCCGGCGCCGGGACGAGCGAAAGGAATCTGACATGA
- a CDS encoding SIS domain-containing protein: MRTDDTELAALAGAVLSRESAAVAALSGSVEADVVDIARRLLTLAGKVVTTGSGTSGIMAERLAHLLSVCGTPAVYLPSMDALHGGMGAITENDLVLAFSKTGQSGELTRLAERLAARGVSVVAVTESPDSPFASAARTVVALPPTPADADPGDMIAMASTLAVGAWGDALAVVTMALRGHTLRDVVDSHPAGGVGARGETVGDVPVVGR; the protein is encoded by the coding sequence ATGCGGACCGACGACACCGAACTGGCAGCTCTGGCCGGCGCGGTGTTGTCTCGAGAATCCGCCGCGGTGGCCGCGCTGAGCGGCAGCGTCGAGGCTGACGTCGTCGACATCGCCCGGCGCCTGCTGACCCTGGCAGGCAAGGTCGTCACGACAGGTTCGGGGACGTCCGGGATCATGGCTGAGCGCCTGGCGCATCTGCTGTCGGTGTGCGGCACGCCCGCGGTCTATCTGCCGTCGATGGACGCGCTGCACGGCGGAATGGGCGCGATCACAGAGAACGATCTGGTACTGGCGTTTTCCAAGACCGGGCAGTCCGGTGAGCTCACGCGGTTGGCCGAACGGCTTGCGGCCCGCGGGGTTTCGGTCGTCGCCGTCACCGAGAGTCCCGACTCGCCGTTCGCGTCCGCGGCACGCACCGTGGTCGCGTTGCCGCCGACCCCTGCCGATGCCGACCCCGGCGACATGATCGCCATGGCCAGCACCTTGGCCGTCGGCGCATGGGGCGATGCCCTGGCGGTGGTGACGATGGCGCTGCGCGGGCACACCCTGCGCGATGTGGTCGACAGCCACCCGGCGGGCGGCGTCGGGGCCCGCGGCGAGACTGTCGGCGACGTACCGGTGGTCGGCCGATGA
- a CDS encoding sugar ABC transporter ATP-binding protein: protein MSQALLECTDIEKSFGGVPVLKGITLELEPGTVTALAGENGAGKSTLMKIVSGQYSADHGTVAVQGNHLASGNTRDAVKHGVAIVPQELASIEDMTVYENLFVGRELKRGPFLNRRAMIAEAKETLAVFDVAINPTARMGSLPVGLRQIVEIVKAARTGAQVVMLDEPTSAISEREVEGLYKIVRQLRDRGVAMVYTTHKMAEIRAIADRVVVLRDGGLILDRPIADVSDDDIVTAMIGRELEALFPDRPEPGSETVLEVRDLHVEGASGPVSFSVKAGEILGLAGLVGAGRTELLEAIFGARHTSAGEIVVRGRAVKRNHPAAAITAGMAMVPEDRKLSGAVLSMSVLDNGTLPRLASFSVAGWLRGKARTKAVSDVMSSVRLRSRGLGQEVGTLSGGNQQKVVLARWLTGDVNVLLLDEPTRGVDVGARSEIYRIITEFAAQGMAVVMASSDMPEVVGLSHRAFVMRGGALVGELDRDALDHPEVQESVFRLATALDARPESGSDQESQEA, encoded by the coding sequence ATGAGCCAGGCACTGCTGGAATGCACTGACATCGAGAAGAGTTTCGGCGGCGTGCCGGTGCTCAAGGGCATCACGCTCGAGCTCGAGCCGGGCACCGTGACCGCGCTGGCCGGTGAGAACGGTGCAGGCAAGTCGACGCTGATGAAGATCGTGTCGGGTCAGTACAGCGCCGACCACGGCACCGTCGCCGTGCAGGGGAATCACCTGGCGTCGGGCAACACCCGCGACGCCGTCAAACACGGCGTGGCGATCGTGCCGCAGGAGCTGGCGTCGATCGAGGACATGACGGTGTACGAGAACCTGTTCGTGGGGCGCGAACTCAAGCGCGGGCCGTTCCTCAACCGCCGCGCGATGATCGCAGAGGCCAAGGAAACCCTGGCGGTCTTCGACGTCGCGATCAACCCGACGGCCCGCATGGGCAGCCTGCCGGTCGGGCTGCGCCAGATCGTCGAGATCGTCAAGGCCGCACGCACCGGTGCCCAGGTGGTGATGCTCGACGAGCCGACATCGGCCATCTCCGAACGCGAGGTCGAAGGTCTGTACAAGATCGTGCGGCAGTTGCGCGACCGCGGTGTGGCGATGGTGTACACAACCCACAAGATGGCCGAGATCCGGGCCATCGCCGACCGCGTCGTCGTGCTGCGCGACGGCGGGCTGATCCTGGATCGCCCCATCGCCGACGTATCCGACGACGACATCGTGACGGCCATGATCGGCCGTGAACTCGAAGCGCTCTTCCCCGATCGGCCCGAACCCGGCAGCGAAACCGTGCTCGAAGTGCGCGACCTGCACGTCGAAGGTGCCTCGGGACCAGTGTCTTTCAGTGTCAAGGCCGGCGAGATCCTCGGCCTGGCAGGCCTGGTCGGCGCCGGACGCACCGAATTGCTGGAGGCGATCTTCGGGGCCAGGCACACCAGCGCCGGTGAGATCGTGGTGCGCGGCAGAGCGGTGAAACGCAACCATCCCGCGGCCGCGATCACGGCCGGCATGGCGATGGTGCCCGAGGACCGCAAGCTGTCCGGCGCGGTGCTCTCCATGAGTGTGCTGGACAACGGAACCCTGCCGCGGCTGGCGTCGTTCAGTGTGGCCGGCTGGCTGCGCGGCAAGGCCCGCACCAAGGCGGTCTCGGACGTGATGTCGTCGGTTCGGTTGCGCAGCAGGGGACTCGGCCAGGAAGTGGGCACGCTGTCGGGCGGCAACCAGCAGAAGGTCGTGCTGGCGCGCTGGTTGACCGGCGATGTCAACGTGCTGCTGCTCGACGAGCCGACGCGCGGTGTCGACGTCGGCGCCCGCAGTGAGATCTACCGCATCATCACCGAATTCGCGGCGCAAGGCATGGCCGTGGTGATGGCGTCGTCGGACATGCCCGAAGTCGTCGGCCTTTCGCACCGGGCGTTCGTCATGCGGGGCGGCGCGCTCGTCGGCGAACTCGACCGGGACGCCCTGGACCATCCCGAGGTTCAGGAGTCGGTGTTCCGGCTGGCCACGGCGTTGGATGCCCGGCCCGAATCGGGAAGCGACCAGGAAAGCCAGGAGGCGTAA
- a CDS encoding acetyl-CoA acetyltransferase: MALDPRTPVLAGYGQVNQRDESPDVEPVDLMASAARAAADPRVVEAVDSVRVVNLLSWHYRDPGLLLAQRIRADDARTRYTGVGGNVPQTLVNEACRDLMAGRADVVLIAGAETWRTRTRLRRRGLSSDWTRQDDSVPEAVGAHDGVPMAGEAEIRIKLDRPAYVYPMFEQALRIAAGEKPDEHRRRIGELWSRFSAVAADNGHAWSRDRLSAEQIWQPGPGNRMISWPYTKLMNSNNMVDQGAALVLTTVEKATYLQIPTDRWIFPHAGTDAHDTYAIGERAEFYRSPAIRIGGRRVLELAGVGADDIELIDVYSCFPSAVQVAAAELGLPLGDPNRPLTVTGGLTFAGGPWNNYVTHSIATMAERLAAEPGRRGLITANGGYLTKHSFGVYGTEPPAHEFRWEDVQPVVDQEPTRTALVEWTGVGTVETWTTPFNRDGEPEKAFLAVRTPDDARTLVRVTDADQVRATVADDIAGAKIQVHPDGTATLL, encoded by the coding sequence ATGGCACTCGATCCCAGGACACCGGTGTTGGCCGGATACGGCCAGGTCAATCAGCGCGACGAAAGTCCCGATGTGGAGCCGGTCGACCTCATGGCGTCGGCGGCCAGGGCGGCCGCGGATCCCCGCGTGGTCGAAGCGGTCGATTCGGTGCGGGTAGTCAACCTGCTGTCGTGGCACTACCGTGATCCGGGATTGCTGCTCGCACAGCGCATCCGCGCCGACGACGCGAGAACCCGGTACACCGGTGTCGGCGGCAATGTGCCGCAAACCTTGGTCAACGAGGCCTGCCGCGATCTGATGGCCGGGCGCGCCGACGTCGTCCTCATTGCGGGGGCGGAAACCTGGCGCACCCGCACGAGGTTGCGGCGCCGCGGCCTGAGCTCGGACTGGACGCGCCAGGACGATTCGGTGCCGGAGGCCGTCGGCGCGCACGACGGGGTGCCGATGGCCGGAGAGGCGGAGATCCGGATCAAGCTGGACCGCCCCGCCTACGTGTACCCGATGTTCGAACAGGCGCTGCGGATCGCGGCCGGTGAGAAACCCGACGAGCACCGCCGCCGCATCGGTGAGCTGTGGTCTCGGTTCAGCGCGGTCGCGGCGGACAACGGGCACGCCTGGAGCCGGGACCGGCTGAGCGCCGAACAGATCTGGCAACCGGGGCCGGGCAACCGGATGATCAGCTGGCCCTACACCAAGCTGATGAACTCGAACAACATGGTCGATCAGGGCGCGGCGCTGGTCCTCACCACGGTCGAGAAGGCGACGTATCTCCAGATCCCCACCGACCGTTGGATTTTCCCGCACGCCGGTACCGACGCGCATGACACGTATGCGATCGGCGAGCGAGCCGAGTTCTACCGGTCACCGGCGATCCGGATCGGCGGCCGTCGCGTCCTGGAGCTGGCCGGCGTAGGCGCCGACGACATCGAGCTGATCGACGTGTACTCGTGTTTCCCGTCGGCGGTGCAGGTCGCGGCCGCCGAACTCGGTCTGCCGCTTGGCGATCCGAACCGTCCGCTGACCGTCACGGGCGGCCTGACGTTTGCCGGTGGGCCGTGGAACAACTACGTCACGCATTCGATCGCCACGATGGCCGAGCGGTTGGCGGCCGAACCCGGCAGGCGCGGACTGATCACCGCGAACGGGGGCTACCTCACGAAACACAGCTTCGGGGTGTATGGCACCGAGCCACCTGCGCACGAGTTCCGTTGGGAGGACGTGCAACCCGTGGTCGACCAGGAACCCACGAGAACCGCCCTGGTCGAGTGGACCGGCGTCGGGACCGTCGAAACCTGGACCACACCCTTCAACCGGGACGGTGAGCCCGAGAAGGCCTTCCTGGCCGTCCGGACGCCGGACGATGCGCGGACGCTGGTGCGCGTCACCGACGCCGACCAGGTGCGCGCGACCGTGGCCGACGACATCGCGGGCGCCAAGATCCAGGTACACCCGGACGGCACCGCGACGTTGCTGTGA
- a CDS encoding SDR family NAD(P)-dependent oxidoreductase produces MTLSNPFDLTGRTALVTGGNQGLGRAFAFGLAEAGAQVAIAGRSAERNEKVVAEAATAGHTFHPIAVDITKADDVTRMTAEAIDALGHIDILVNNAGTCYHAESWDVTEQQWDDVFDLNVKALWACSLAVGAHMRERGSGSVVNIGSMSGLIVNRPQMQPAYNASKAAVHHLTKSLAAEWAPLGIRVNALAPGYVKTEMAPVDRPEFKRHWIDDTPQLRYALPEEIAPSVVFLASDAASFITGSVLVADGGYTAW; encoded by the coding sequence ATGACCTTGTCGAATCCTTTCGATCTCACGGGCCGCACCGCGCTGGTGACCGGTGGCAACCAAGGCCTCGGCCGCGCGTTCGCGTTCGGCCTGGCCGAAGCCGGCGCGCAGGTCGCCATCGCCGGGCGCAGCGCCGAGCGCAACGAGAAGGTCGTCGCCGAAGCGGCGACCGCCGGCCATACCTTCCATCCCATCGCGGTCGACATCACCAAGGCCGACGATGTCACGCGGATGACGGCCGAGGCCATCGACGCGCTCGGCCACATCGACATCCTGGTGAACAACGCAGGGACGTGCTACCACGCCGAATCCTGGGATGTCACCGAACAGCAGTGGGACGACGTCTTCGACCTCAATGTCAAAGCGCTGTGGGCGTGTTCACTCGCGGTGGGCGCCCACATGCGGGAACGGGGCAGCGGTTCGGTGGTCAACATCGGCTCGATGTCAGGCCTGATCGTCAACCGTCCGCAAATGCAACCGGCCTACAACGCATCGAAGGCCGCGGTCCACCACCTGACGAAATCGCTTGCCGCCGAATGGGCCCCGCTCGGTATCCGGGTGAACGCGCTGGCACCGGGCTACGTCAAGACCGAGATGGCGCCCGTCGACCGGCCGGAGTTCAAGCGGCACTGGATCGATGACACGCCTCAACTCCGGTACGCGCTGCCCGAGGAGATCGCGCCGAGCGTGGTGTTCCTGGCCAGTGACGCCGCGTCGTTCATCACGGGCTCGGTCCTCGTGGCCGACGGAGGGTACACCGCATGGTAG
- a CDS encoding zinc-dependent alcohol dehydrogenase, with the protein MVGTGINRRVVVNTIDDIDIETVGEPEPAAGEARVRTTVVGICGSDLHAACGRHPFIDLPYRPGHEAVGVVDAVGAGVDESWLGRRVTIEPNLACGQCTQCRAGRYNICRELLVFGCQTAGALADSFTIAEDRLVALDDGLDDRHAILIEPLATPVHTVRRAAEVVGDLAGRPVVVIGAGPIGLFTLLAARHAGARVVVADLLESKRARAERLGAVGTFDPTAPDAVETALGLLGGPAAVVIDCVSRESSVAQAVDLVDKGGAVMIVGVAEGATPVPLGLIQDRELALIGNLMYVREDFLAAVDLLASGAVPVDEIISAEFGFEDAAAAFTASADAENVKVLVTVGSSA; encoded by the coding sequence ATGGTAGGGACCGGTATCAACAGAAGAGTCGTCGTCAACACGATCGATGACATCGACATCGAGACCGTCGGAGAGCCCGAGCCCGCCGCGGGTGAGGCACGCGTGCGCACGACCGTGGTCGGCATCTGCGGCTCCGACCTGCACGCCGCGTGTGGCCGCCATCCGTTCATCGACCTGCCGTACCGTCCGGGGCACGAAGCGGTCGGCGTGGTGGACGCGGTCGGCGCGGGCGTCGACGAATCCTGGCTGGGCCGGCGCGTGACCATCGAGCCGAACCTGGCGTGCGGGCAGTGCACGCAGTGCCGTGCGGGGCGGTACAACATCTGCCGCGAACTGCTGGTGTTCGGCTGCCAAACCGCAGGCGCACTGGCCGATTCGTTCACGATCGCCGAGGATCGGCTGGTCGCGCTCGACGATGGACTGGACGACCGGCATGCCATCCTCATCGAACCCTTGGCCACGCCGGTGCACACCGTGCGGCGCGCCGCGGAGGTGGTCGGGGATCTGGCCGGCCGGCCCGTCGTGGTGATCGGAGCGGGCCCCATCGGCCTGTTCACACTGCTGGCCGCGCGTCACGCCGGGGCCCGGGTCGTGGTGGCCGATCTGCTCGAGTCCAAGCGGGCCAGAGCCGAACGGCTCGGTGCGGTGGGCACATTCGACCCGACGGCCCCCGACGCTGTCGAGACCGCGCTCGGCCTGCTCGGTGGCCCGGCAGCCGTCGTGATCGACTGCGTGTCCCGGGAGAGCTCGGTGGCTCAGGCGGTCGACCTGGTCGACAAGGGCGGCGCGGTGATGATCGTCGGCGTCGCCGAAGGCGCGACCCCGGTGCCGCTCGGACTCATCCAGGACCGCGAGCTGGCCCTCATCGGCAACCTCATGTATGTCCGGGAAGACTTCCTGGCGGCCGTCGATTTGCTGGCCTCCGGCGCGGTCCCGGTCGACGAGATCATCAGCGCCGAATTCGGATTCGAGGACGCTGCGGCGGCGTTCACCGCATCGGCGGACGCCGAGAACGTCAAGGTTCTGGTCACGGTTGGGAGCTCCGCATGA